A part of Deinococcus roseus genomic DNA contains:
- a CDS encoding metal-dependent hydrolase yields MPAKLTFMGHASFKLVTDQGKTILIDPWLKDNPACPEPFKTFAGADLILITHGHGDHMDLEVIYQAARMGTRFVVPNPIRWFLIEQGIQPGLFEGMNKGGTIELMDVKITMTQAFHHAQINTENGAEWLHEGVGYVLNLGDSRIYVAGDTCIFGDMRLIAEIYQPTLALLPIGDRFTMGPLEASHAIRLLQVSQVVPFHYGTMPTLTGTPEQLSELTRGIEGLQILALQPGESLTL; encoded by the coding sequence CTGATTGATCCCTGGCTGAAAGACAATCCTGCCTGTCCCGAGCCCTTCAAAACTTTTGCTGGAGCAGACCTGATCCTGATCACCCATGGACATGGCGACCACATGGACCTGGAGGTGATTTATCAGGCTGCCCGGATGGGCACCCGTTTTGTGGTTCCCAACCCCATCCGCTGGTTTCTGATCGAGCAGGGCATTCAACCGGGCCTGTTTGAGGGAATGAACAAGGGGGGAACCATTGAATTGATGGACGTGAAAATCACCATGACCCAGGCTTTTCACCATGCCCAGATCAACACCGAGAACGGGGCAGAGTGGCTGCATGAGGGCGTGGGGTACGTACTGAACCTGGGAGACAGTCGCATTTATGTGGCTGGTGACACCTGCATTTTTGGAGACATGCGTCTGATTGCAGAGATTTACCAGCCCACCCTGGCCCTGCTGCCCATTGGAGACCGCTTCACCATGGGACCCCTGGAGGCTTCGCATGCCATCCGTCTGTTGCAGGTCTCTCAGGTGGTGCCTTTTCATTACGGGACCATGCCCACCCTGACCGGAACCCCTGAGCAGCTTTCTGAGCTGACCAGAGGGATTGAGGGTTTGCAGATTCTGGCCCTGCAGCCCGGTGAAAGTTTAACCCTCTGA